A stretch of Lathyrus oleraceus cultivar Zhongwan6 chromosome 6, CAAS_Psat_ZW6_1.0, whole genome shotgun sequence DNA encodes these proteins:
- the LOC127091045 gene encoding rhodanese-like domain-containing protein 6 isoform X2: MYAPSTRRHRISSLSRRTPRSINPQLQNLPETMSDKKTTDQYGVLLYYKYVDIPNLDDLLTFYRSNCSSLSLLGRVRLSPHGVNVTVGGNLPSLEQHIEALKANCTLFHGTDFKLATCHHPLNDDVAKECGFTSLSIRIVKELVTLSSHPLLKSPEISNAGRHLSALEFHSTLHNANKESPENGLVLLDARNLYETRIGKFHAPNVETLDPQVRQYSDFSSWIDDRSEQLKGKNILMYCTGGIRCEMASAYIKSKGAGFENVFQLFGGIQRYLEQFPDGGFFKGKNFVFDHRISVGGSEASSTIGACLICQCSFDDYSSRCRCTYCRMLVLVCESCQNESPLYICELCQKQGKAVGSKQLNESDDSKKSLQGVEFQDFSSDTMLLPQELRGDGKCSENFQVS; the protein is encoded by the exons ATGTATGCTCCGTCTACACGACGACATCGCATATCTTCCCTCAGCCGTAGAACACCGCGATCCATAAACCCTCAACTCCAAAACCTCCCTGAAACCATGTCCGACAAGAAAACCACAGACCAATACGGCGTCCTCCTCTATTACAAGTACGTCGATATTCCAAACCTCGACGACCTCCTCACATTCTACCGCTCCAACTGCTCCTCCCTCTCCCTCCTCGGCCGCGTTCGCCTCTCTCCCCACGGCGTCAATGTCACC GTTGGCGGCAATTTACCCTCTTTGGAACAACACATCGAAGCACTCAAAGCCAACTGTACTCTATTTCACGGCACCGATTTCAAGCTTGCAACTTGTCATCATCCGTTAAACGACGACGTTGCTAAGGAGTGTGGTTTCACTTCACTCTCAATTCGTATTGTCAAG GAACTGGTTACTCTCAGTTCTCATCCACTGTTAAAGTCACCAGAAATCTCAAATGCTGGAAGACATTTATCAGCACTTGAGTTCCATTCTACACTTCACAATGCTA ATAAGGAGAGTCCAGAAAACGGCCTTGTTTTACTTGATGCAAGGAATCTATATGAAACAAGGATAGGGAAATTTCATGCACCAAATGTTGAAACTTTGGATCCACAGGTTAGGCAATACAGTGATTTCTCCTCGTGGATAGATGATAGAAGCGAGCAATTGAAAGGCAAAAATATCCTCAT GTATTGTACTGGTGGAATCAGGTGTGAAATGGCATCAGCATATATTAAGTCAAAAGGTGCTGGGTTTGAGAACGTGTTTCAG TTATTTGGCGGTATACAACGGTATTTGGAGCAATTCCCAGATGGTGGTTTTTTCAAAGGAAAGAATTTTGTTTTTGATCATCG GATATCAGTTGGAGGTTCAGAGGCTAGTAGTACAATTGGTGCCTGTCTTATTTGTCAATGTTCCTTTGACGATTACTCTTCACGTTGTCGATGTACTTATTGCCGAATGCTTGTCTTGGTTTGTGAGAGTTGCCAG AACGAATCTCCACTGTACATTTGTGAGCTATGCCAAAAACAAGGCAAGGCTGTTGGGTCAAAGCAGTTAAATGAGAGCGATGATTCAAAAAAATCATTACAAGGTGTCGAGTTCCAGGATTTTTCTTCAGATACTATGCTCTTGCCTCAGGAGCTTAGGGGAGATGGTAAG TGTTCTGAAAATTTTCAAGTCTCCTAA
- the LOC127091045 gene encoding rhodanese-like domain-containing protein 6 isoform X3 has product MYAPSTRRHRISSLSRRTPRSINPQLQNLPETMSDKKTTDQYGVLLYYKYVDIPNLDDLLTFYRSNCSSLSLLGRVRLSPHGVNVTVGGNLPSLEQHIEALKANCTLFHGTDFKLATCHHPLNDDVAKECGFTSLSIRIVKELVTLSSHPLLKSPEISNAGRHLSALEFHSTLHNANKESPENGLVLLDARNLYETRIGKFHAPNVETLDPQVRQYSDFSSWIDDRSEQLKGKNILMYCTGGIRCEMASAYIKSKGAGFENVFQLFGGIQRYLEQFPDGGFFKGKNFVFDHRISVGGSEASSTIGACLICQCSFDDYSSRCRCTYCRMLVLVCESCQNESPLYICELCQKQGKAVGSKQLNESDDSKKSLQGVEFQDFSSDTMLLPQELRGDGKT; this is encoded by the exons ATGTATGCTCCGTCTACACGACGACATCGCATATCTTCCCTCAGCCGTAGAACACCGCGATCCATAAACCCTCAACTCCAAAACCTCCCTGAAACCATGTCCGACAAGAAAACCACAGACCAATACGGCGTCCTCCTCTATTACAAGTACGTCGATATTCCAAACCTCGACGACCTCCTCACATTCTACCGCTCCAACTGCTCCTCCCTCTCCCTCCTCGGCCGCGTTCGCCTCTCTCCCCACGGCGTCAATGTCACC GTTGGCGGCAATTTACCCTCTTTGGAACAACACATCGAAGCACTCAAAGCCAACTGTACTCTATTTCACGGCACCGATTTCAAGCTTGCAACTTGTCATCATCCGTTAAACGACGACGTTGCTAAGGAGTGTGGTTTCACTTCACTCTCAATTCGTATTGTCAAG GAACTGGTTACTCTCAGTTCTCATCCACTGTTAAAGTCACCAGAAATCTCAAATGCTGGAAGACATTTATCAGCACTTGAGTTCCATTCTACACTTCACAATGCTA ATAAGGAGAGTCCAGAAAACGGCCTTGTTTTACTTGATGCAAGGAATCTATATGAAACAAGGATAGGGAAATTTCATGCACCAAATGTTGAAACTTTGGATCCACAGGTTAGGCAATACAGTGATTTCTCCTCGTGGATAGATGATAGAAGCGAGCAATTGAAAGGCAAAAATATCCTCAT GTATTGTACTGGTGGAATCAGGTGTGAAATGGCATCAGCATATATTAAGTCAAAAGGTGCTGGGTTTGAGAACGTGTTTCAG TTATTTGGCGGTATACAACGGTATTTGGAGCAATTCCCAGATGGTGGTTTTTTCAAAGGAAAGAATTTTGTTTTTGATCATCG GATATCAGTTGGAGGTTCAGAGGCTAGTAGTACAATTGGTGCCTGTCTTATTTGTCAATGTTCCTTTGACGATTACTCTTCACGTTGTCGATGTACTTATTGCCGAATGCTTGTCTTGGTTTGTGAGAGTTGCCAG AACGAATCTCCACTGTACATTTGTGAGCTATGCCAAAAACAAGGCAAGGCTGTTGGGTCAAAGCAGTTAAATGAGAGCGATGATTCAAAAAAATCATTACAAGGTGTCGAGTTCCAGGATTTTTCTTCAGATACTATGCTCTTGCCTCAGGAGCTTAGGGGAGATGGTAAG ACGTAA
- the LOC127091045 gene encoding rhodanese-like domain-containing protein 6 isoform X1 encodes MYAPSTRRHRISSLSRRTPRSINPQLQNLPETMSDKKTTDQYGVLLYYKYVDIPNLDDLLTFYRSNCSSLSLLGRVRLSPHGVNVTVGGNLPSLEQHIEALKANCTLFHGTDFKLATCHHPLNDDVAKECGFTSLSIRIVKELVTLSSHPLLKSPEISNAGRHLSALEFHSTLHNANKESPENGLVLLDARNLYETRIGKFHAPNVETLDPQVRQYSDFSSWIDDRSEQLKGKNILMYCTGGIRCEMASAYIKSKGAGFENVFQLFGGIQRYLEQFPDGGFFKGKNFVFDHRISVGGSEASSTIGACLICQCSFDDYSSRCRCTYCRMLVLVCESCQNESPLYICELCQKQGKAVGSKQLNESDDSKKSLQGVEFQDFSSDTMLLPQELRGDDVRTSSKLRILCLHGFRQNASSFKGRTASLAKKLKKIAEFVFIDAPHDVPFIYQSPVPVPHVNGASSSLQASPPPPFENCKKKFAWFVAPNFDGSSGVDWKVADGPFDPLQYQQQTDGYDISISHLENVFSQEGPFDGILGFSQGAAMTAVISAQQEKLKGKMDFKFVVLCSGFALNLKEMECSPIKCPSLHIFGNEHGQDRQIANQASKELASLYDGSCSVIVEHDCGHIIPTRSPYIDEIKAFLGRFLQDV; translated from the exons ATGTATGCTCCGTCTACACGACGACATCGCATATCTTCCCTCAGCCGTAGAACACCGCGATCCATAAACCCTCAACTCCAAAACCTCCCTGAAACCATGTCCGACAAGAAAACCACAGACCAATACGGCGTCCTCCTCTATTACAAGTACGTCGATATTCCAAACCTCGACGACCTCCTCACATTCTACCGCTCCAACTGCTCCTCCCTCTCCCTCCTCGGCCGCGTTCGCCTCTCTCCCCACGGCGTCAATGTCACC GTTGGCGGCAATTTACCCTCTTTGGAACAACACATCGAAGCACTCAAAGCCAACTGTACTCTATTTCACGGCACCGATTTCAAGCTTGCAACTTGTCATCATCCGTTAAACGACGACGTTGCTAAGGAGTGTGGTTTCACTTCACTCTCAATTCGTATTGTCAAG GAACTGGTTACTCTCAGTTCTCATCCACTGTTAAAGTCACCAGAAATCTCAAATGCTGGAAGACATTTATCAGCACTTGAGTTCCATTCTACACTTCACAATGCTA ATAAGGAGAGTCCAGAAAACGGCCTTGTTTTACTTGATGCAAGGAATCTATATGAAACAAGGATAGGGAAATTTCATGCACCAAATGTTGAAACTTTGGATCCACAGGTTAGGCAATACAGTGATTTCTCCTCGTGGATAGATGATAGAAGCGAGCAATTGAAAGGCAAAAATATCCTCAT GTATTGTACTGGTGGAATCAGGTGTGAAATGGCATCAGCATATATTAAGTCAAAAGGTGCTGGGTTTGAGAACGTGTTTCAG TTATTTGGCGGTATACAACGGTATTTGGAGCAATTCCCAGATGGTGGTTTTTTCAAAGGAAAGAATTTTGTTTTTGATCATCG GATATCAGTTGGAGGTTCAGAGGCTAGTAGTACAATTGGTGCCTGTCTTATTTGTCAATGTTCCTTTGACGATTACTCTTCACGTTGTCGATGTACTTATTGCCGAATGCTTGTCTTGGTTTGTGAGAGTTGCCAG AACGAATCTCCACTGTACATTTGTGAGCTATGCCAAAAACAAGGCAAGGCTGTTGGGTCAAAGCAGTTAAATGAGAGCGATGATTCAAAAAAATCATTACAAGGTGTCGAGTTCCAGGATTTTTCTTCAGATACTATGCTCTTGCCTCAGGAGCTTAGGGGAGATG ACGTAAGAACCTCAAGCAAACTAAGAATCTTATGCTTGCATGGGTTTCGGCAGAATGCTTCCAGTTTTAAGGGAAGAACAGCATCCTTAGCCAAAAAGCTCAAGAAAATTGCTGAATTTGTTTTTATAGACGCACCTCACGACGTGCCCTTCATTTATCAATCACCTGTTCCAGTGCCCCATGTGAATGGGGCATCTTCCTCTTTGCAAGCAAGTCCTCCTCCACCTTTCGAGAATTGTAAGAAGAAGTTTGCATGGTTTGTGGCACCCAATTTTGATGGAAGTAGTGGTGTTGATTGGAAAGTAGCAGATGGTCCATTTGATCCACTTCAATACCAGCAGCAAACTGATGGATATGATATTTCAATATCACACTTAGAGAATGTGTTCTCCCAAGAAGGGCCATTCGATGGAATCTTGGGATTTTCACAGGGAGCAGCAATGACTGCCGTAATCTCTGCACAACAAGAAAAGCTAAAAGGTAAAATGGACTTTAAATTTGTAGTCTTGTGTTCAGGCTTTGCTCTCAATTTGAAGGAGATGGAGTGTAGCCCTATCAAGTGCCCTTCTCTTCATATTTTTGGCAATGAACATGGTCAAGACAGACAGATAGccaaccaagcaagcaaggaaCTTGCTTCTCTATACGACGGTAGTTGTTCTGTGATCGTTGAACATGACTGTGGTCACATAATTCCAACTCGGTCCCCATATATTGACGAGATCAAGGCTTTCCTTGGGCGGTTTCTGCAAGATGTCTAG
- the LOC127091045 gene encoding rhodanese-like domain-containing protein 6 isoform X4 has translation MYAPSTRRHRISSLSRRTPRSINPQLQNLPETMSDKKTTDQYGVLLYYKYVDIPNLDDLLTFYRSNCSSLSLLGRVRLSPHGVNVTVGGNLPSLEQHIEALKANCTLFHGTDFKLATCHHPLNDDVAKECGFTSLSIRIVKELVTLSSHPLLKSPEISNAGRHLSALEFHSTLHNANKESPENGLVLLDARNLYETRIGKFHAPNVETLDPQVRQYSDFSSWIDDRSEQLKGKNILMYCTGGIRCEMASAYIKSKGAGFENVFQLFGGIQRYLEQFPDGGFFKGKNFVFDHRISVGGSEASSTIGACLICQCSFDDYSSRCRCTYCRMLVLVCESCQNESPLYICELCQKQGKAVGSKQLNESDDSKKSLQGVEFQDFSSDTMLLPQELRGDVF, from the exons ATGTATGCTCCGTCTACACGACGACATCGCATATCTTCCCTCAGCCGTAGAACACCGCGATCCATAAACCCTCAACTCCAAAACCTCCCTGAAACCATGTCCGACAAGAAAACCACAGACCAATACGGCGTCCTCCTCTATTACAAGTACGTCGATATTCCAAACCTCGACGACCTCCTCACATTCTACCGCTCCAACTGCTCCTCCCTCTCCCTCCTCGGCCGCGTTCGCCTCTCTCCCCACGGCGTCAATGTCACC GTTGGCGGCAATTTACCCTCTTTGGAACAACACATCGAAGCACTCAAAGCCAACTGTACTCTATTTCACGGCACCGATTTCAAGCTTGCAACTTGTCATCATCCGTTAAACGACGACGTTGCTAAGGAGTGTGGTTTCACTTCACTCTCAATTCGTATTGTCAAG GAACTGGTTACTCTCAGTTCTCATCCACTGTTAAAGTCACCAGAAATCTCAAATGCTGGAAGACATTTATCAGCACTTGAGTTCCATTCTACACTTCACAATGCTA ATAAGGAGAGTCCAGAAAACGGCCTTGTTTTACTTGATGCAAGGAATCTATATGAAACAAGGATAGGGAAATTTCATGCACCAAATGTTGAAACTTTGGATCCACAGGTTAGGCAATACAGTGATTTCTCCTCGTGGATAGATGATAGAAGCGAGCAATTGAAAGGCAAAAATATCCTCAT GTATTGTACTGGTGGAATCAGGTGTGAAATGGCATCAGCATATATTAAGTCAAAAGGTGCTGGGTTTGAGAACGTGTTTCAG TTATTTGGCGGTATACAACGGTATTTGGAGCAATTCCCAGATGGTGGTTTTTTCAAAGGAAAGAATTTTGTTTTTGATCATCG GATATCAGTTGGAGGTTCAGAGGCTAGTAGTACAATTGGTGCCTGTCTTATTTGTCAATGTTCCTTTGACGATTACTCTTCACGTTGTCGATGTACTTATTGCCGAATGCTTGTCTTGGTTTGTGAGAGTTGCCAG AACGAATCTCCACTGTACATTTGTGAGCTATGCCAAAAACAAGGCAAGGCTGTTGGGTCAAAGCAGTTAAATGAGAGCGATGATTCAAAAAAATCATTACAAGGTGTCGAGTTCCAGGATTTTTCTTCAGATACTATGCTCTTGCCTCAGGAGCTTAGGGGAGATG TGTTCTGA